Below is a genomic region from Bacillus mycoides.
CGAGTATTGCACTTCAGGCAAATGCAAAACGCTTAATATTGACTCATATTAGTTCTCGTTATCAAGGAGATACATATAAGGAATTATTGAAAGAGGCAAGAGAGCTATTTTCTAATACAGAAATAGCTACGGATTTAAAATCATTTCCAGTAGAAAGATAATAATGTTGTGAAAAAATGGTGACGATAGGTTGCCATTTTTTTTATTTCTAAAAAAATTAAAAATAAAACTGTTATCATTTTATTTTTATATAGGATGACACAGAAAGTTTTAATGATGTGAAGATATAGGATAAAAATACATAATACCGATTATTTAGAAAAACTGTTATATAAGTCAGACGACATACGAGTGGTACAAGTAGCGAAAATGGATTTTTATTCAGAACTTTTAAAATTCATTAAAAGTAAGCGTTTTATTAAAAACAAGCTATAATGAGGGCAGATTATAATTTATTGTAGGCTACATGCGTTTTAGCCATTTGTCATAACAAGTGAAGTTGACTAAATCGTGAGAGAGCAACATGGAAATTATAATAGGAAGGATATTACTATTATTTGTACTAAGTCTTTTTTTCCTTTTTAGCTTTAAAATATCAAAAGGTATGAAAGCAATGGGAGTTTCACTTGTTTATGCTATGCTTGTAAGGGGTTCTGTGTTAAACTTTGGATTGCTACCAGACTTTATTGTGGACTATCTTATATTATTTTTAAATGCAGGTAATGCTAAGTTTCTTATTTATTATTATAACTGGTATTATTTCAGGATATATTGCTTCACTGTTATTCAAAAACTATCCAATTCTTACAGCGGAACAAATTCGTGGTACGACTGGAACAGCAACCGATTCGGTAGCTTAATAGAATAGTAAATAATTTTTTCATAGAGGTTTAGGGGGAGTTATGATGAAGTATCGCTCAGTGTTTGATATTATTGGTCCGGTTATGATTGGTCCATCAAGTTCACATACAGCAGGCGCGGCAAGAATGGGGCAAGTTGCTCGTCAGCTGTTTCGTCATGAACCAGAGAGAGTTAGCATTTCATTATATGGTTCATTTGCAAAAACATACCGTGGTCACGGTACGGATGTAGCGCTAATCGGTGGAATACTAGGATTTGAAACAGATGATTTACGTATTCCAAGTGCGTTAGATATTGCAAAAGAACGCGGGATTGAAGTGGAATTCATTGAAGAAGATGCAAATGCTCCGCATCCAAATACAGCGAAAATTCGTCTGTATAAAGGTGAAGAGGAAATTGAAGTTGTTGCTTGCTCAATTGGTGGCGGTAAAATTGAAGTTGTAGAATTAAACGGATTCGATCTTCAATTAACAGGCACGAGTCCAGCACTACTTATTGTAAATAACGATCGCTTTGGTGCTATCGCAGCTGTAGCTTCAATCCTTGCTAAGCATGAGATTAACATAAGTACAATGAGTGTTTCTCGTAAAGAAAAAGGAAGAAGAGCGCTTATGGTCATTGAAACAGATGAATTATTAGCAGATGAAGTAATTGCGGAAATAAATGGGCAACAAAATATTTGTCAAGTAACTATTATGGATTAATTGCAGGGGGGACACACCATGTTTCGGAACGCAGCGGAACTAGTGGCGCAAGCTAAAGAGCAAAATGTAAAAATCGCAGAAATTATGATTCAATGTGAAATGCAAACAAGAAATATCTCACGTGAAGAAGTAATTGCTGGAATGGAAAAGAACTTAGTCGTGATGGAACAAGCAGTAGAACGCGGTATTCGTGGTGTAAAATCACCGACTGGTTTAACTGGCGGGGATGCTGTGAAAGTCCAAGCGTATATGCAGAGTGGAAAAGGTTTATCTGGAGATACGATTTTGGACGCAGTGAGTAAAGCTGTTGCGACAAATGAAGTAAATGCGGCGATGGGAATTATTTGTGCAACACCAACAGCAGGATCTGCTGGAACAGTGCCAGGTGTACTGTTTGCACTGCAAGAAAAATTACAGCCGACACGCGAAGAAATGATTGAATTTTTATTTACAGCAGGAGCTTTCGGTATGGTTGTTGCGAATAATGCTTGTATTTCTGGCGCGGCAGGAGGTTGCCAAGCTGAAGTAGGTTCAGCAAGTGGAATGGCAGCTGCAGCAGCAGTTGAGATGGCTGGTGGAACACAAGATCAAGCAGCTACAGCGATGGCGATTTCATTAAAGAATATGCTTGGTTTAGTATGTGATCCTGTTGCAGGGCTTGTAGAAGTACCTTGTGTAAAACGTAATGCAGCAGGAGCTGCGAATGCCATGATTTCAGCTGATTTATCATTAGCTGGTGTAACTAGTACAATTCCATGTGATGAAGTCATTGAGGCGATGTTTAGAATTGGACAAACGATGCCAGTAGCACTTCGTGAAACAGCAGAAGGTGGCCTTGCAGCAACACCGACAGGTCGTCGTTTGCAAGAAGAGATTTTTGGTAAGAGTAATAACTAAAAGCATATCATATGATTAAAGTAAAAACGGAGCTCAAATAAAGTTGAGCTCCGTTTTTTATTTTTCTTTTGCTATTTCTTCTAATGTTTTTCCAAGATCGTGTGATCGTTTCGTTGCTTGTGTAATACATGAGATTAATGCTTGTTGAAAATTATGCTCCTTTAATACTTCAATACCTGCTTCAGTTGTTCCGCCAGGAGAAGTAATTTCTTTTCGCAAAATAGAAGGGTGTTTTTCGCTTGCTTTTAGCATTTCAGCAGAACCAATCATCGTCTGAAGAATAAGAGATTTTGCAACATCTTCTTTTAAACCAATTTTTTTTGCTGCCTCTTCCAGTGCCTCTACCACGTAATAAATATAAGCTGGTCCACTTCCAGATAATGCAGTGATAGCATGCATATCTTCTTCTTCTACAACAGAGACGAGACCAATCGTTTCAAATAAAGATGTTGCAGTGCGAATATGTTCCTCCGTTGTGTGTTCTGAAGGTGAGATAGCGGTAGCGGATTTTAAAATGGCTGCAGATGTATTTGGCATTGCACGAATAATCGGAACGTCTTTTTGAAGTAGGTTTCTAATTGAATGAGTAGAAACACCTGCTAATAACGAAATAATAAGCAAGTCATTATTTATGTATTCTTTAAGAGGAATAACCGCTTCTGCGACATCTTTTGGCTTCATAGCTAGAAAAAGAATATTTGCATCAGCAAGTAATTCCTTTTTATTATGTGTACCTTTGACACCGTATTTTTTATGTAACTCCTGTAATCTTGTCTCGTTAGAACGATTACTTACAGTGACGTGTTCTCCCTTAACAACATTTGCGTTTAATAAGCCACCAATAATCGCTTCGGCAATAGAGCCTGCACCGAGAAAGGAAATGTTTTGCATAGACATGATGTGCCTCCTTTAAATTTGGTTAGAAATACTTATAAATGTACATACATTCGTTTTTTTATGGAAAAGACCTCTTTTTATCTGAAAATAATGACAAATTTATAGGGAAGTTGTAAACTGAAGAGGTATTCATTTTTGAACCGGAAAAAGACAGGGGGGGCTAAGCATGACGGCGATTCATCGAATGGAGATTCCTGTTCCATTTGCAGTTGAGACAGTGAATGTGTTTTTAGTTGAGGGAGAAACATTAACGTTAATTGATACAGGGACAAATACAGAAGAAGCAAAGAAAGCACTAGAAAGTCAATTAGGTGCATTAGGATATAAGATAGAAGATATTGAAACGGTAGTGATTACGCATCACCATGCGGATCATTGCGGACTTTTAAATACATTTTCTGAAAAAGTAAAGATTATCGGACATCCTTGGAATGAACCATGGATTACACAGAATGCTGAATTTTTAAAGAGGTATCATGAATTTTTTAAAGAGACAGCCTTGCAGTTCGGCGTTCCAGCAGTATTTCTGAATGGTGAGGCGTTATTGACGACGAAGACACTTAAATATTCTTGTAATAGATCGTTAACACATACCGTGAGAGAGGGAGATCGTATAGATTCATTACCTGGATTTACAGTGATTGAAACCCCGGGTCATGCTTCCACTCATATTTCATTATATAGAGAATCTGATGGAATATTAATTGGTGGGGATGCTCTCATTAGTCATATTTCTTCAAATCCAATATTAGAACCACCATATGAAGGGCAAACAGAAAGAGCGCATCCCTTATTGCAGTACAATCAAACGTTAAAACGTTTAAGTGAAATGAATATTTCACGGATTTTATCAGGGCATGGGGAAGATGTTCTGAATGTGAAACAACTTATTGAAACAAGATTACAAAAGCAAGAGACACGTGCTTTTAAAGTGCTTGAACTATTAAAGGAAAAGCCAATGACAGCATTTGAGGTGTGTGTAAAACTATTTCCGGTATTATATAAAGAGCAATTACCACTTACTATCTCAGAAACTGTTGGACAATTAGACTTTTTAGCATATAATCAACAGGTGATGATTGATGAATCTTCACAACAATTGATTTATTATGCAAAGTAGGTGACAGCAATGACGGGAC
It encodes:
- the sdaAB gene encoding L-serine ammonia-lyase, iron-sulfur-dependent subunit beta; its protein translation is MKYRSVFDIIGPVMIGPSSSHTAGAARMGQVARQLFRHEPERVSISLYGSFAKTYRGHGTDVALIGGILGFETDDLRIPSALDIAKERGIEVEFIEEDANAPHPNTAKIRLYKGEEEIEVVACSIGGGKIEVVELNGFDLQLTGTSPALLIVNNDRFGAIAAVASILAKHEINISTMSVSRKEKGRRALMVIETDELLADEVIAEINGQQNICQVTIMD
- the sdaAA gene encoding L-serine ammonia-lyase, iron-sulfur-dependent, subunit alpha, with the protein product MFRNAAELVAQAKEQNVKIAEIMIQCEMQTRNISREEVIAGMEKNLVVMEQAVERGIRGVKSPTGLTGGDAVKVQAYMQSGKGLSGDTILDAVSKAVATNEVNAAMGIICATPTAGSAGTVPGVLFALQEKLQPTREEMIEFLFTAGAFGMVVANNACISGAAGGCQAEVGSASGMAAAAAVEMAGGTQDQAATAMAISLKNMLGLVCDPVAGLVEVPCVKRNAAGAANAMISADLSLAGVTSTIPCDEVIEAMFRIGQTMPVALRETAEGGLAATPTGRRLQEEIFGKSNN
- the proI gene encoding pyrroline-5-carboxylate reductase ProI codes for the protein MSMQNISFLGAGSIAEAIIGGLLNANVVKGEHVTVSNRSNETRLQELHKKYGVKGTHNKKELLADANILFLAMKPKDVAEAVIPLKEYINNDLLIISLLAGVSTHSIRNLLQKDVPIIRAMPNTSAAILKSATAISPSEHTTEEHIRTATSLFETIGLVSVVEEEDMHAITALSGSGPAYIYYVVEALEEAAKKIGLKEDVAKSLILQTMIGSAEMLKASEKHPSILRKEITSPGGTTEAGIEVLKEHNFQQALISCITQATKRSHDLGKTLEEIAKEK
- a CDS encoding MBL fold metallo-hydrolase produces the protein MTAIHRMEIPVPFAVETVNVFLVEGETLTLIDTGTNTEEAKKALESQLGALGYKIEDIETVVITHHHADHCGLLNTFSEKVKIIGHPWNEPWITQNAEFLKRYHEFFKETALQFGVPAVFLNGEALLTTKTLKYSCNRSLTHTVREGDRIDSLPGFTVIETPGHASTHISLYRESDGILIGGDALISHISSNPILEPPYEGQTERAHPLLQYNQTLKRLSEMNISRILSGHGEDVLNVKQLIETRLQKQETRAFKVLELLKEKPMTAFEVCVKLFPVLYKEQLPLTISETVGQLDFLAYNQQVMIDESSQQLIYYAK